DNA from Corallococcus soli:
TGGAAGTCCTTCGCATGCACCCAGGCGTGTCAGGCGGGAAGTCAGGCCATGGAGACGTTCTGCGAGAAGCTCCCAGGAAGAACGAAGCGACAGCAGAAGCTCAAGGCCCTCTGCTTCGGCTCGTGCTACGCGGGCAAGGCCTCCTGCCTCGTCTTCTGCCGGGCCTATTTTGGTCCTCCCAGGGCCCCATGAGGTCGCGCTCCATGCCCGAGAAGGATGAGAACTGGCGCCCGAAGTTGAAACGAATCGAGGATCCGATCGCGGAGGATTGCTGGGAGTACACGACACCTTCGGGCCAGCAGCGCACATCCAGGCTCATGGTGGGCCGTCCGGTGCACCTCCCCGAGCAACAGCTCTGGTACTGCCCGGTGCTGATTGAAGGCCATACACGCCCCCGGATCCGACCGATCTTTGGCATGGGGCCCGTGGACTCGCTGATGAACGCGATGACCTTCGTCCGTGGGTTCTTCGAGGCGAACTCCGGAGTGCTTCCTGGAGCAAAGCCAGCCCAGCCCGCTCCACGGCCGGTCAGGAAAAGAGCCCACGCGCGGGCCACGCCACGCCGGAAGTAACGCATGCGCGGGAAGTGAACCCCGGGCCGTGCGTGGTGGCGCGGGCGTGAGCAAGAAGAAGTTCCTCAAGCTGCGTGCGCACCTGGCGCTCAGCGGCCCCACGACGCTCAAGGTGGAGAAGGTCCCCGTCCCCCCCGTCGCCGGGAAGGGAGGGACCCGCCACGAACCCATGACAAACACAACCCTCGGTTGATTCAGGCTCGGTAGGGGCCGCCCCTCCCAGGCACCGGCATGCCTGGGGGTGGCGGCCCCTGTTTCATGGCCCTGCCCACCCTGGAATCACCCGGAAAACCCCGGGATGACACACCCGGACGCCCCGGACGGTCTGCCCACACCACCGCCGCCAGCCCTGCTGTCCAGGCGAGCGGCCCGTCTTGCGCCGGGCAGTGCTTCCGGATTTTGGTGGAACTGGCAGGCCGACGCGCTAGGACACGCGGACATGTTGGAAAGACAGGGAGGCAGTAGGTGAAGGAGGACGCATCCATGAAGGACGCACAAGCCCCGGAGTCAGCAGGTCCGGAAGGCGGCAGGTCCCGGGTGCCACAACTCGGCGAGGTGCTGGAGTTCATGCGCCTGCTGTGGGCGGTGGATCACGGCCTCCAGTCCACCTCCAAGCGGATGGAGTCCACGCTGGGCCTCACGGGCCCACAGCGGCTCGTCATCCGGCTGGTCGGACGCTTCCCGGGCATCACCGCCGGCACGCTCGCGCAGATCCTCCACGTCCACCCCAGCACCCTCACCGGAGTGCTCAAGCGCCTGGAGAAGCGCGGCCTGCTGGAGCGCAAGTCGGATCCGCTCGACGGCCGCAAGGCCCTCTTCGCGCTCACCGACGCCGGCCGGTCCCTGGACGTGCCCTCCGAAGGCACCGTGGAGTCCGCGGTGCAGCGCGTGCTCGCGCGCATGCCGCGCGACCGCATCGTCTTCACCCAGGAAGTGCTCACCGCGCTCGCCGAGGAGCTGGGGGGCATCCCCATGGCCGAGGGCGGAATCCCCACGATTCCCAACGGCAACCCCACCGCCGAGGGCTGAAGCCCCCCTGCCCTCCTGTCGTCCCAGCGGGACGGGGGAGGGCCGGGGTCGTGTCCCGCGTTGCCTCCCGGACCCTGTCCTCCGACCCTCCTTCCTGCGGCGGACAGAGCCCGGTCCCGTCTGACGCCCCCCGGTGGATGCCCGCGCGAAGTCAGCGGGACTGCGACACAATGGGAAATAGCCGGCCCCGCCCGGGGTTGGCTGGCGACCGACGAGCGGACGAGACAGCGTGAACCTCGAGACACCGCAGAGCCCAGGCCCCGAGCTGCCGCCCCCGCCGCCTCCCCCGGCCCCGCCTCCCCCGGCCCGGCGCGAAGCGCGCTCGCGCGGCGTGGCGGACCTGCTCGCCAGCGTCCGCGCCCGCCAGCGCCGCCACCTGTGGATTCAAGGCGCCCTGCTGGGCGCCGTCACCACCCTCGTGCTCTTCGCCGCCACGGGCCTGCTCGGCCGGGGGGCGCCAGGGCTCGCCCAGGCCCTGCTGTGGCTCGCCGTGCCGGTGGGCGCGGCGGTGGCGTGCTTCTTCGGCGTCGTGCTCGCGCGCCGGCAGGTGGGCGACGACCTGCGCACCGCCCGGCTCGTGGGCCAGCGCCGGCCGGAGCTGTCGCTGGACGTGCTCGCGGCGGTGGAGCTGTCACACGCGCGCCGGGAGGAGGCCGGCTGGTCCCCCCAGCTCGCGGACGCGTTCCTGGAGCAGATGGACGCCCGCGCCCGCACGGTGGACCCACGGCTCGTGGTGGACGGCCAGCCGCTGCGCCACGTGGCCCTGGCGGCCGGGGGCGCGGTGCTGGCGCTCGCGGTGCTGATGTTCTTCGTGGGCGACCGGTGGACCGCGGGCTGGAAGCACCTGCGCGCCCAGGCCGCGCGTCCGGAGACCGCCGCGCAGGCGGAGCCCATCACCGGCGACATCGAGCTGACGTACCGCTACCCCGCGTACACCGGCCTCGCGCCGCGCACCGTGCCGGGCACCAACGGCGAGGTGAGCGCGCCGTCCGGCACCGAGGTCGCGCTGAAGACGCGCTCGGACCGCCCCATCGAGCGCGCGGAGGTGGTCGTCAACGGCCAGGTGCTCCCGCTCACCGTGACGGGCGGGCGCGAGCTCGCCGGCAGCTTCGTCGCGAAGCAGGGCGGCCACTACCACTTCGTCTTCTATGGCTCGCGCGCGAAGCCGCTCGCGGTGGGCCCGGACATCCCGCTCACCGTGGAGGCGGACAAGGCGCCCCAGGTGACGCTGCTCACGCCCGCCGCCGAGGTGGAGGTGGACCCCGGCCAGAGGGTGACGCTCAAGTACGAGGCCCAGGACGACTACGGCCTGTCCGGCCTGTCGCTGGTGTTCCGCATGCCCGGCGCGAAGCAGGAGACGCGCGTGAACCTGCCGCGCGAGGACAGCCGCCGCAGCCGGGGCACGTACACCTGGGACCTGGGCCCGCTCAAGCCCGCCCCCGGCGACCGCATCACCTACTACGTGGAGGCGAGGGACAACGACGCGGTGGAGGGCCCCAAGAAGGGCGTCAGCCGCACGCAGACCCTGCGCGTCTACAGCGCCGCCGAGCACCGCCGCGCCGCCCTGGAGAAGGCCGAGGCGCTGTGGGGCCGGCTCGTGGACCACCTGGCGGACCGGCTGGAGGGCCCCGACCGCGTGAAGCAGAAGGACGCGCAGGCGGTGGAGGCCGCGCGCACCGTGGACGCCAGCGGCACGGCGTTGGCGGAGGACTTCCGCATGCAGGGCGCGGAGCTGTCGCGCGAGAAGGACGTGCCGAAGGAGATCGTCTCCGCGCTGTCGAACATCGGCGGGGAGCTCAAGCGCAGCGTGAGCACCACCTCCGACTTCCGCCGCCTGTACCTGCGCACCCAGCGCGCGCGCGGCGAGGACTGGGGCACCGGCACCCGGCTCACCGCCGTGGTGGACGACGAAATCGAGGGGCTGGAGCGCGACATCCTCTACCTGGAGTCGCTCCTGGACCGACAGAAGCTGGAGGCGCTCCAGGAGCTGACGAAGCAGTTGGCCAACGACCGCCGCGACCTGTCGCGCCTCATCGAGCAGTACAAGGCCAACCCGGACGAGTCCGCGCGCGAGCAGGTGATGCAGCAGATCCAACAGCTCAAGTCGCGCATCCAGGAGCTGATGCAGCGCATGGCCGAGCTGCGCAAGGGCATCCGCGACGAGCACCTCAACGCCGAGGCGCTGGCGGAGATGATGCAGCAGGAGGACATGCAGGGCGCCATGGATGAAGTGGAGCGCCTGATGCAGGAGGGCAAGGCTGACGAGGCCCTGGCGAAGCTCCAGGAGCTGGGCATGCAGATGGACGAGATGCTGGAGTCCATGGACAAGTCCCAGGAGGAGTTCGGCGCGGAGCAGTACCCGGAGCTCGCGGAGAAGTTCGGCAAGTTCATGGACGACCTGCAGGGCACCATGGACGAACAGCAGAAGGTCGCCGAACAGACGCGCGCCCTGCGCGACCAGGCCCGCAACCAGAACCGCGACCGGCTCAAGGAGAAGGGCCAGGCCCTCAAGGACGAGCTGGCGCGCAAGGTGAAGCAGGTCCAGGAGAACTACCAGAAGCTGGACCCCGCCCGGCTCAACAGCCGCGCGGCCCGTCCCCTGGAAGAGGCCCAGTCGGAGCTGCGCAACGTGGAGAACGCCCTCAAGGTGGACGACTACGACCTGGCCGCCGAAGCCGCCGCCCGCGCCGAGGACGCCGCCCGCCAGCTGTCCAGCATGGGCGAGCAGCAGCGCCAGCTGGATGAGATGTTCGGCAACCCGCCGGAGGTGCGGCAGCAGTCCGCGCAGCTCGCGGAGCGGCTGAAGAAGGACGCGCGCGACGTGTCGGACGTGAGCCAGCAGCTCCAGTCCCTCTTCCCGCCCCCGGGCTCGCAGCTGTCTCAAGCCGAGAAGCAGCAGCTCCAGCAGCTGGGCCAGCGCCAGCAGCAGCTGGAGCAGCGCGCGCAGGGCCTGCGCCAGCAGATGGAGGACATGGAGCAGACGGCGCCGCTGTTCGGGGAGGAGGCCGGCCAGCAGATGGACGAGGTGGGCCAGCGCATGGGCGAAGCCTCGCAGCGCATGCAGGGCAAGGACCCGGGCCGCGGCTACGGCGAACAGCAGGCGGCGATGGAGGGCCTCAAGCGCTTCCAGCAGCAGATGCAGCAGAGCCAGCAGGGCCGCAAGGGAGGCCGGGGCCTGCCCATGCCCATGGGCTCCGGACGCCGCCAGGAAGGCAACGGCCGCAACCCCCAGGACAAGGTGGAGCTGCCGGACGAGGACGCGTTCCAGGCGCCGCGCGAGTTCCGCAAGGACCTGCTGGACGCGATGAAGCAGGGCGCGCCGGAGAAGTACCGCGAGCAGGTGAAGCGCTACTACGAGGAGCTGGTGAAGTGAGCCACCGCACGCACGCGGCAGTCCCGGGCCTGGGCGTCCTCTGCGCCCTGCTCCTGGCCATCCCCGCCGCCTTCGCGCAGCCGCCCGACGCCTCCCTCAAGGAGGAGGTGAAGCAGCGGCTGGGCAAGGTGGAGCAGTCGCTGGACGACTGGGACGTGGGCGGCGCCCGGCGCGAGCTGTCCGAGGTCGAGAAGCGCGTGCCTTCGGAGCTGGAGCCCCTGAAGTACTTCCAGGGCCGCGTGGCCTTCGAGGAGGGCCAGTACGGTGACGCGGTGACGCTGCTGGAGGGCGCGAACATCGAGGACAAGCCGGGCAGCTACCTGCGGCTGGCCAAGGACACGCGCGCCATCACCAAGGACCACCTGCGCGCGGAGAGCGACCACTTCATCTTCTTCTACCCGAAGGGCAAGGACGAGGTCCTGGTCCCCTACGCGCTGGAGACGCTGGAGGCCATCCACCGCGCCCTCAAGGAGGACCTGGGCTGGACGCCGCCGGGCAAGGTGCGCGTGGAGGTGGTGAACAACGCGCGCGAGCTGTCCAAGGTGAGCACCCTCACCGAGAAGCAGATCCGCACCACGGGCACCATCGCCATCTGCAAGTTCAACAAGCTGATGGTGACGAGCCCCAAGGCCGTGGCGCGGGGCTACGACTGGCAGGACACGCTGGCGCACGAATACGTGCACCTGGTCGTCAGCCAGATGAGCCACAACACCGTGCCCATCTGGCTGCACGAAGGCCTGGCCAAGTTCCTGGAGTCGCGCTGGCGCGGCAAGGGCGGCCTCGCGATGACGCCCTCCACGCAGGCCCTGCTGGGCAAGCGCGTGAAGGAGGACAAGCTCATCCCCTTCGACAAGATGCACCCCTCCATCGCCATGCTGCCCACGGCGGAGGACGCGGCCACCGCGTTCGCGGAGGTGTTCTACGCCATCGACTACATCCACGGCACCCATGGCACGGGCGGCCTGCGCACGGTGCTCCAGGAGCTGAAGGCGGGCCAGTCCGACAAGAAGGCGGTGGAGGCGGCCACGGGCATGCCCTTCCCCCTCTTCGAGAAGACCTGGCTGTCGTACGTGAAGAAGCAGCCCTTCCCCCAGGAGCTGGTGCCGCGCGACGACCGCGTGGTGCTCAAGGAGGACGCCAAGGGCACACAGAAGGACGGCGAGAAGAAGGGCCGTGAAATCTCCTTCGGCGACTTCGCGGAGGTCTCCGAGGTCCCCGCGCGCAAGTTCGCGCACCTGGGGGAGCTCCTGCGCGAGCGCAACCGCGTGAAGGCCGCCGCGGAGGAGTACGCGCGGGCGCACAAGCTGGTGGGCGACAAGTACGAGTCGGTGTCCAACAAGTTCGCGCTCGCGCTGCTGGAGCTGCGCCGGCTGGACGAAGCGGAGTCCGTGCTGCGCGGCTCGCTGCGCATGCACCCGGGCTCGCCCTCCACCAACGTGCACCTGGGCCGCATCCTGCTGTTCCGCAAGGACTACCCGAAGGCGAAGACGGCCTACCTGGAGGCGCTGGCCTCCGACCCGTTCGACCCGGAGATCCACCTGGCCCTCACCCGCATCCACGGGGCGCTGGGAGAGACGACGCTCGCCACGCGCACGCGCGGGGCCGCCGCCAGCCTCACCGGCCTCAAGCCCGAGGACGTGGACCGCGCCGCCCAGGCGTTCCTGCGCGCCGAGGGAGAGCTGTCGGAGACGAACGTCCCCGCGTCCTCCCCTGACACGCCGAAGCCGGCCGCGACGCCCGCGCCGAAGCCAGTCGGGAAGTAGGCCCCCTCCCCGGCAGCCTGCCGGCCAGGGTTTGTGCCCGTCCCACTTCCCGTCACTTCGGGATGCCTAGCTTTCCAGGCACGAGGAGGACGGGATGGCGTTCCAGTCCAGCGTCTTTGAGCAGGGCCCGCCCGCGTGTCGAGCGCGTTCCGTGCAGCACTGAACGCCTCCACCCGAGCCTGGGGACAGTGGCGATGTCCACTGCCGCACCCGCCCCTGCGCGCAACGTGAGTTGCCTCACGTCCGTCTTCCCACCCACTGGGTCCCTGGTCGCGCCCTGCTCCAACGTGCGCCGCGCGACCCGGCTGACCCAGGTCCACCGACCCTTCACGCCTCGCTTCCGAGGCCCACACAAGGAGCAGCACCATGAAGCGCACCCTGCACGGCGTCACCCTGGCCGCGGCCCTCTTCACCGGCGGCGTCTCACTGGCCCAGAGCGCCACGTCCCCCAGCACCATGCCCGCGACGAAGCCCATGGCCGCCAAGGGCGGCATGGTCGAATACAAGGGCTTCATGGCGCCCGCGGACGAGAAGGCCTTCCTGGAGCGCCTCCACCACATCAACCAGACGGAGATCCTCCAGGCGCAGCTGGCCCAGAAGAACTCGCAGAATCCGGACGTGAAGAGCTACGCGGACAACATGATCAAGATGCACACGGACGCCGACCAGAAGCTCATGACCTACGCCACGGGCAAGAAGCTGAAGCTGGCGGAGCCCAAGCCCATGGACGAGATGGAGCGCAAGGCCATGGCGGCGACCAAGGCCGACACGGCGAAGCTCGAAGTTCTCAAGGGCCCGCCGTTCGACTCCTGTTACATGGCCGGCCAGGTGTCCGCGCATGACATGGCCATCGGCAAGGTGATGGCCGCGAAGCAGGGCATGGGCGCCACGGGTGAGATGGCCACCATGCTCGACACGCTCAGCAAGGAGCTGCCGCAGCACCGCCAGATGGCCTATACCGCGCTCGGCAAGCTGGGCAGCGCCATGGGCGTGGGCGGCTCCGGCGCCGACATGCAGGGCGGCTCCATGGACCACGGCTCCATGAACCACGGCGCCACGCCGGGCGGCGCCACGGGCGGCACCATGGGCGGTGGCACGAAGACGAAGTAGTGGGCCGTCCCGCCAATTTTCCGTGCTCACGGCACCGGGAATGTTGGCGAACGTCGGGCGCCTCCCGAAGCGCGTTCCGGGAGGCGCCTGTTCCATGCATAGTCGCGCGCCATGTCACGACTGATTGCCCTGACCTCCTGCCTCGCTGTCCTGCTTGTCGGCTGCGCCAACGACGCCGACACCCTCTGCGACCGTCGCAAGGAGTGCTTCGAAGCCGACCTGGACACCAGCAAGTGCGCCGACAAGGTCACGGCCTGGGAAGAGGAGAAGGAGAGCGAAATCGACACGCGGCGGGCGCGCACCGCGAACTGCGCGGAGTGCGTCGTGGACCGCACATGCGCCGAAGTGCTCTCCAACTGCATCGACTCCTGCTTCGGCATCCCCTGAGCCCCGGGTGGAGCCCGGGGGACGCCTGGGTCCGCGCTACTTGCGCGTCCAGCGGTCCAGCCAGCCCAGCACCTCGTCGTGCCACTGGATGCTGTTCTGCGGCTTGAGCACCCAGTGGTTCTCGTCCGGGAAGTAGAGGAAGCGGGACGGGATGCCTCGGCGCTGGAGCACGGTGAAGGTGGACATGCCCTGCGTGTCCACCACGCGGTAGTCCTTGCCGCCGTGGATGACGAGCATGGGCGTCTTCCACTTCGCCACGTGGTCCACCGGGTTGTGCTTCGCGTAGGCCTGGGGGTTCTCCCACGGCGTGCCTTCGTGGTCCCACTCCGGGAACCAGATCTCCTCCGTGTCGAAGTAGGCCATGCGCTCGTCCAGGTTGCCGTCGTGGTTCACGAGGCACTGGAAGCCGTCCGGCCAGTTGCCGGCGATCCAGTTGATCATGTACCCGCCGTAGCTGGCGCCCAGCGCGCACCGCTTCTGCTTGTGGATGAAGGGGTAGCGCTGGAGCGCGGCGTCCAGGCCCTTCTGCAGGTCCACCAGCGGCTTGCCGCCCCAGTCCCCGCGGATGGAGTCCGTGAAGGCCTGGCCGTAGCCGGTGGAGCCGTGGAAGTCGACCATCACCGCCACGTAGCCCCGGCCTGCGTACACCTGGGGGTTCCACCGGTAGTGGAAGTGGTTGCCGAAGCTGCCCTGCGGGCCGCCGTGGATGAGGTAGGCCAGCGGGTACTGGCGCTTGGGGTCGAAGTCCACGGGCTTCACCACGAAGGCGCGCACCGTCTCGTCGTTCCAGCCCTTGAACTCGAACTGTTCGAAGGCGCCGAACTTGATGCCCGCGAGCGCGTCCTTGTTCATCTGCGTGAGCTGCCGCGCGCCGGTGCCGTCCGCCTTCGCCGCGAACAGGTCCGCGGGCGAGTCCAGGTCATCCATCGCGTAGACGATGTGGCCGTCCGCCGCGGGCTGGGCGCCCTCCGCGTAGCCCGCCTGCGTGAGGCGGCGCGCCTTGCCGGTGGCCACGTCCAGCGCGTACACGGGGTTCTGCCCCACGTCGTTGGTGGTGGTGTAGAGCGTGGCGCCGTCCGCGCTCCACGCGAGCGAGCTGGCGGAGTGGTCCCAGTCCTGGGTGAGCACGCGCTCCTGGCCGCCCGGCCACGCGCGCAGGATGACGCGGAAGCGGTCCGCCTCGTAGCCGGGGCGCGACATGGCCGCGTACGCGAGCGTCTTGCCGTCCGGGCTGAACACCGGGCTGGTGTCCGTGGCGCGGTTCTTCTCCGTGAGCTTGCGCGGCTTGGACTTGCCGTCGACGGGGGACACGAAGAGGTCCAGGTCGGTGGACCACGCCTCGGTGCGGCCCACGTCGCGCGCGGCGAAGACGACGGACTTGCCGTCCGGCGTGAAGGTGAACTCCTCCGCGCCGCCAAAGGGCTTGCTGGGCGCGTCCGCGTCCATGCCCTTCATCACGTCCACGGGCGTGCCGCCGGCCACGGGGACGACGAACAGGTGGGAGCGGGTGCCGTCCTTCCACGTGTCCCAGTGGCGGAAGAAGAGCTGATCATACACGCGGCCGGTGTTCTTCTTCTTCTGCGCCGCCGCGACGCGCTGGGTGTTGCAGTCGAGCGTGCCGCAGTCGGGGAACACCTCCAGCGCCACCGCGAGCTGCCGGCCGTCGCGGGACAGCGCGAAGCTGTTCACGTCGAGCTGCAGCTTCGTCACGGGCAGGGGTTCGCCGCCGTCCACGGGCAGGCGCCACACCTGGGAGGAGCCGCCGCGCGAGGACAGGAAGAAGAGGCTCTTGCCGTCGGGGGCCCACACCGGCTCCCCGTCGTTGTCCGGGTGGGCGGTGAGCTGGCGCAGGTTCGTGCCGTCCAGGTTGACGAGCCACAGGTCGGTGCGACCGCGGTTCGCCTCCAGGTCGGTGGAGCGCAGGACGAAGGCAATCTGACGGCCGTCGGGGGACACGCGCGGGGCGCTGAGCCGCCGCAGCGTGACCAGGTCCTGTGGGTTGAGCGGCCGGGGGGCGGGCGTCGGAGCGGCGCCGAGGGCCAGGGCCGCGAGGAGCGACAGGGGCACGGAGGTTCCTCCTGGGAAAAAGGAAACGGGACCGTGCCCGGGGGAGGGGCCGCTGTCCACCCACGAAGGGTGGGAGGCGCGGTCGGGTCGCTCCGGGTGGCTGGCGCGGTGCGGCGATGTTAGGGGTGGGCCCATGCCCACGCCCGTCGTCATCCATGTCTGGTCCGACTTCGTCTGTCCCTGGTGCTACGTCGGCCTCGCCGAGGTCGAGAAGCTCAAGCAGCACTACGACATCCAGGTGGAGTGGCACCCGTACTTCCTGCGGCCGGAGACGCCCCCGGAGGGGCTGCCGCTGCCGGAGTACGTGCGCGAGGGGATGAAGGACCCCAACAACCCGCTCAAACTGCGCGCGGCCCGGGCCGGGCTGAAGATGGTGCACCGGGACATCATCCCGTCCACGCGCCGGGCGCACGAGGCGACGGAGTTCGCGAAGGCGAAGGGCAGGCTGGCCGAGTTCCACGCGGCGGTGCTGCGCCGGTACTGGAGCGAGGGCCAGGACCTCTGGCAGTGGGACACGCTGCGGGGCGCGGGCGTGGACGCGGGGTTGGATCCGGACGAGCTGCAGCACGCCGTGGATGCGGGCCACTACCGGGCGGTGGTGGAGGCGTCGGTGCGCGAGGCGCAGGAGATGGGCATCCGCGCGGTGCCCACGTTCATCCTGGGGGAGAAGCTGGCCATCCAGGGCGCCCAGGAGTACCCGGCGTTCCAGCGGGCCATGGAGCAGCTGGGCGCGAAGCCGAAGGACCAGGGCTGACGGCGGCTACAGGCCCTTCACCAGGATGAGCAGCCGCGCGAAGGTCTCCGGGCCCTCGCCGGCCAGCCCCTGTGCGAAGTCCAGGAACTGGGGCGCCTGTTCGACGTGCTTGGCGACGAGCTGGAAGGACTCGACGGCGGCGGCGTCCAGGGTCGCGACCGGGGTGCCGGGGGTGTCGAGCAGCGCGGCCACCGCCGGGTGCCCGAGCAGGACGTAGCGCACGACGGAGGCGCGCAGCACGAGGAGGAACACGGCGTTCAGGAGGCTGGGGGCCTCCGTGAACGGGTGGCGCAGGACGTGGTTGAGCGCGTGGTTCAGGAAGTACTGGTCCACGCGCGCCCCGTGCAGGGACGCCAGGGCGTCGCGCCGGGTGACGTGCAGTCGCCACGCGTCGTCCGGGGCCGAGTCCGCGCCTCCGTAGGACGCGCGCACGGCGCGCACGAGCGAGAGATAGCGCTGGCTGCCGACGTGGGCCTCGCGCGAGCGGAGCACGGCGGCGCAGATGCCGGCCCACGGACCTCCGGGCAACTCCAGCGCTTCGAGCTGGGCGCGCAGGGCGTGCAGCGTGTCCTCGGCGTCGTAGGTGCGCAGGACGTCCGCGAGCCGCGCGGCGGCGGAGCGCGAGGGCTCTTGGGTGGCATCGCCCGAGGCGGCGGTCACCGCGTGCCCCGGGAAGTAGAAGTCACCCAGGTCCAGCGCCATGCGGCCCAGCGCATACAGGCGCGCGGAGAAGGGCACCTCCCTGCGCGCGAGCAGCCGCAGCATCGCTTCGCGCACGACGTCCGCGTGGGCCGTCCAGGCGTCGTCACCGGAGGCCACCTGGCGCGCCAGTTGGGGGCGCAGGGCCTGCGCTTCGGACACGGGCTCGCGCACCAGCGCGTCTTCCGCCAGCAGGCACAGGCGCGCCGTCTCCGGGCACGCGAGCGATCCGGCCATCTCCACCTGCACGCCC
Protein-coding regions in this window:
- a CDS encoding DUF4142 domain-containing protein, whose product is MKRTLHGVTLAAALFTGGVSLAQSATSPSTMPATKPMAAKGGMVEYKGFMAPADEKAFLERLHHINQTEILQAQLAQKNSQNPDVKSYADNMIKMHTDADQKLMTYATGKKLKLAEPKPMDEMERKAMAATKADTAKLEVLKGPPFDSCYMAGQVSAHDMAIGKVMAAKQGMGATGEMATMLDTLSKELPQHRQMAYTALGKLGSAMGVGGSGADMQGGSMDHGSMNHGATPGGATGGTMGGGTKTK
- the fliB gene encoding flagellin lysine-N-methylase, coding for MTASAPRYMARFRCIAEACEDTCCAGLTVPISESRWSLLRQKVAGSPDEARVAALITPNPDGATGQQAGLLGKRADGHCAFLDETKLCSLQRRYGEAVLPDGCSVFPRVLTRWGVQVEMAGSLACPETARLCLLAEDALVREPVSEAQALRPQLARQVASGDDAWTAHADVVREAMLRLLARREVPFSARLYALGRMALDLGDFYFPGHAVTAASGDATQEPSRSAAARLADVLRTYDAEDTLHALRAQLEALELPGGPWAGICAAVLRSREAHVGSQRYLSLVRAVRASYGGADSAPDDAWRLHVTRRDALASLHGARVDQYFLNHALNHVLRHPFTEAPSLLNAVFLLVLRASVVRYVLLGHPAVAALLDTPGTPVATLDAAAVESFQLVAKHVEQAPQFLDFAQGLAGEGPETFARLLILVKGL
- a CDS encoding DUF4175 family protein, whose protein sequence is MNLETPQSPGPELPPPPPPPAPPPPARREARSRGVADLLASVRARQRRHLWIQGALLGAVTTLVLFAATGLLGRGAPGLAQALLWLAVPVGAAVACFFGVVLARRQVGDDLRTARLVGQRRPELSLDVLAAVELSHARREEAGWSPQLADAFLEQMDARARTVDPRLVVDGQPLRHVALAAGGAVLALAVLMFFVGDRWTAGWKHLRAQAARPETAAQAEPITGDIELTYRYPAYTGLAPRTVPGTNGEVSAPSGTEVALKTRSDRPIERAEVVVNGQVLPLTVTGGRELAGSFVAKQGGHYHFVFYGSRAKPLAVGPDIPLTVEADKAPQVTLLTPAAEVEVDPGQRVTLKYEAQDDYGLSGLSLVFRMPGAKQETRVNLPREDSRRSRGTYTWDLGPLKPAPGDRITYYVEARDNDAVEGPKKGVSRTQTLRVYSAAEHRRAALEKAEALWGRLVDHLADRLEGPDRVKQKDAQAVEAARTVDASGTALAEDFRMQGAELSREKDVPKEIVSALSNIGGELKRSVSTTSDFRRLYLRTQRARGEDWGTGTRLTAVVDDEIEGLERDILYLESLLDRQKLEALQELTKQLANDRRDLSRLIEQYKANPDESAREQVMQQIQQLKSRIQELMQRMAELRKGIRDEHLNAEALAEMMQQEDMQGAMDEVERLMQEGKADEALAKLQELGMQMDEMLESMDKSQEEFGAEQYPELAEKFGKFMDDLQGTMDEQQKVAEQTRALRDQARNQNRDRLKEKGQALKDELARKVKQVQENYQKLDPARLNSRAARPLEEAQSELRNVENALKVDDYDLAAEAAARAEDAARQLSSMGEQQRQLDEMFGNPPEVRQQSAQLAERLKKDARDVSDVSQQLQSLFPPPGSQLSQAEKQQLQQLGQRQQQLEQRAQGLRQQMEDMEQTAPLFGEEAGQQMDEVGQRMGEASQRMQGKDPGRGYGEQQAAMEGLKRFQQQMQQSQQGRKGGRGLPMPMGSGRRQEGNGRNPQDKVELPDEDAFQAPREFRKDLLDAMKQGAPEKYREQVKRYYEELVK
- a CDS encoding DsbA family oxidoreductase gives rise to the protein MPTPVVIHVWSDFVCPWCYVGLAEVEKLKQHYDIQVEWHPYFLRPETPPEGLPLPEYVREGMKDPNNPLKLRAARAGLKMVHRDIIPSTRRAHEATEFAKAKGRLAEFHAAVLRRYWSEGQDLWQWDTLRGAGVDAGLDPDELQHAVDAGHYRAVVEASVREAQEMGIRAVPTFILGEKLAIQGAQEYPAFQRAMEQLGAKPKDQG
- a CDS encoding MarR family winged helix-turn-helix transcriptional regulator, with product MKDAQAPESAGPEGGRSRVPQLGEVLEFMRLLWAVDHGLQSTSKRMESTLGLTGPQRLVIRLVGRFPGITAGTLAQILHVHPSTLTGVLKRLEKRGLLERKSDPLDGRKALFALTDAGRSLDVPSEGTVESAVQRVLARMPRDRIVFTQEVLTALAEELGGIPMAEGGIPTIPNGNPTAEG
- a CDS encoding peptidase MA family metallohydrolase; the encoded protein is MSHRTHAAVPGLGVLCALLLAIPAAFAQPPDASLKEEVKQRLGKVEQSLDDWDVGGARRELSEVEKRVPSELEPLKYFQGRVAFEEGQYGDAVTLLEGANIEDKPGSYLRLAKDTRAITKDHLRAESDHFIFFYPKGKDEVLVPYALETLEAIHRALKEDLGWTPPGKVRVEVVNNARELSKVSTLTEKQIRTTGTIAICKFNKLMVTSPKAVARGYDWQDTLAHEYVHLVVSQMSHNTVPIWLHEGLAKFLESRWRGKGGLAMTPSTQALLGKRVKEDKLIPFDKMHPSIAMLPTAEDAATAFAEVFYAIDYIHGTHGTGGLRTVLQELKAGQSDKKAVEAATGMPFPLFEKTWLSYVKKQPFPQELVPRDDRVVLKEDAKGTQKDGEKKGREISFGDFAEVSEVPARKFAHLGELLRERNRVKAAAEEYARAHKLVGDKYESVSNKFALALLELRRLDEAESVLRGSLRMHPGSPSTNVHLGRILLFRKDYPKAKTAYLEALASDPFDPEIHLALTRIHGALGETTLATRTRGAAASLTGLKPEDVDRAAQAFLRAEGELSETNVPASSPDTPKPAATPAPKPVGK
- a CDS encoding S9 family peptidase yields the protein MPLSLLAALALGAAPTPAPRPLNPQDLVTLRRLSAPRVSPDGRQIAFVLRSTDLEANRGRTDLWLVNLDGTNLRQLTAHPDNDGEPVWAPDGKSLFFLSSRGGSSQVWRLPVDGGEPLPVTKLQLDVNSFALSRDGRQLAVALEVFPDCGTLDCNTQRVAAAQKKKNTGRVYDQLFFRHWDTWKDGTRSHLFVVPVAGGTPVDVMKGMDADAPSKPFGGAEEFTFTPDGKSVVFAARDVGRTEAWSTDLDLFVSPVDGKSKPRKLTEKNRATDTSPVFSPDGKTLAYAAMSRPGYEADRFRVILRAWPGGQERVLTQDWDHSASSLAWSADGATLYTTTNDVGQNPVYALDVATGKARRLTQAGYAEGAQPAADGHIVYAMDDLDSPADLFAAKADGTGARQLTQMNKDALAGIKFGAFEQFEFKGWNDETVRAFVVKPVDFDPKRQYPLAYLIHGGPQGSFGNHFHYRWNPQVYAGRGYVAVMVDFHGSTGYGQAFTDSIRGDWGGKPLVDLQKGLDAALQRYPFIHKQKRCALGASYGGYMINWIAGNWPDGFQCLVNHDGNLDERMAYFDTEEIWFPEWDHEGTPWENPQAYAKHNPVDHVAKWKTPMLVIHGGKDYRVVDTQGMSTFTVLQRRGIPSRFLYFPDENHWVLKPQNSIQWHDEVLGWLDRWTRK